A DNA window from Betta splendens chromosome 6, fBetSpl5.4, whole genome shotgun sequence contains the following coding sequences:
- the th gene encoding tyrosine 3-monooxygenase yields the protein MPLSSSSTSSTKSIRRAASELERSDSITSQRFVGRRQSLIEDARKEREAAAAAAEAAEASEQIVFEEDDGKALLNLFFTLRTSKTPALSRTLKVFETFESKIRHLETRPCRKLKDCLESLEYFVRCEVHLSDVSTLISSIKRNADDVKTTKEVKFHWFPKRIADLDRCHHLVTKFDPDLDQDHPGYTDPAYRQRRKMIGDIAFRYRHGEPIPKVEYTAEEIGTWREVYSTLRDLYTTHACTEYLEAFHLLERHCGYSPDNIPQLEDVSRFLKERTGFLLRPVAGLLSARDFLASLAFRVFQCTQYIRHASSPMHSPEPDCVHELLGHVPMLADRTFAQFSQNLGLASLGASDEDIEKLSTLYWFTVEYGLCKQNGEVKAYGAGLLSSYGELVYSLSDEPETREFDPGAAAVQPYQDQTYQPVYFISESFSDAKEKFRTYVGGIKRPFSVRYDPYTSSIEVLDNPLKIQGGLEGVKDELKVLTDALSVLS from the exons ATGCCCCTTTCAAGCAGCTCCACGTCCTCAACCAAGAGCATCCGCAGAGCGGCGTCCGAGTTGGAGAGGTCTGACTCCATCACG TCACAGAGGTTCGTGGGCAGGCGGCAAAGCTTGATCGAGGACGCGCGCAAGGAGCGAgaagccgccgccgcagctGCAGAAGCGGCGGAAGCCAGTGAACAGATCGTGTTCGAGGAAGATGATGGGAAGGCGCTTCTCAACCTCTTCTTCACGTTACGAACTTCCAAGACACCCGCTTTGTCGCGGACGCTCAAAGTTTTTGAG ACGTTTGAATCTAAGATTCGCCATTTGGAGACACGGCCGTGCAGGAAACTCAAGGATTGCCTGGAGAGCCTGGAATACTTTGTGCGTTGTGAGGTGCATCTCTCAGATGTCAGTACTCTCATCAGTTCCATCAAGCGGAACGCAGACGATGTTAAAACCACCAAAGAAGTCAAAT TTCACTGGTTTCCAAAGAGAATAGCCGATTTGGACAGATGTCATCATCTGGTCACAAAATTTGATCCAGACCTGGATCAAGACCATCCT GGCTACACAGACCCTGcctacagacagaggaggaagatgattgGTGACATCGCTTTCAGATACAGACA CGGGGAGCCAATTCCCAAGGTGGAATACACAGCGGAGGAGATCGGGACCTG GCGGGAAGTCTACTCCACCCTGAGGGACTTGTACACCACGCATGCCTGCACTGAGTATCTCGAGGCCTTCCACTTGCTGGAGAGGCACTGTGGGTACAGCCCAGACAACATCCCCCAGCTGGAAGACGTGTCACGCTTCCTCAAAG agcgcaCGGGGTTCCTGCTGCGTCCAGTGGCGGGTCTGCTGTCGGCCAGAGACTTCCTGGCCAGTCTGGCGTTCCGGGTGTTCCAGTGCACCCAGTACATCCGACACGCGTCCTCCCCCATGCACTCTCCCGAACC TGACTGCGTCCATGAGCTCCTGGGCCACGTCCCAATGCTGGCCGACCGCACCTTCGCCCAGTTTTCGCAG AACCTTGGCCTGGCATCTCTCGGGGCCTCGGACGAGGATATTGAGAAACTCTCCACT CTGTACTGGTTCACTGTGGAGTACGGCTTATGCAAACAGAACGGCGAGGTGAAGGCCTATGGCGCTGGGCTGCTCTCCTCCTACGGAGAGCTTGTG TACTCCCTGTCCGACGAACCGGAGACCAGGGAGTTTGACCCCGGGGCCGCGGCGGTGCAGCCCTATCAGGACCAGACGTACCAGCCTGTTTACTTCATTTCGGAGAGTTTTTCAGATGCCAAGGAGAAATTCAG GACGTATGTGGGCGGCATCAAGCGCCCCTTCTCTGTGAGGTACGACCCGTACACCAGCAGCATCGAGGTTCTGGACAACCCGCTCAAGATCCAAGGAGGCCTGGAGGGAGTCAAGGATGAGCTCAAGGTGCTGACAGACGCCCTCA